A region of Paenibacillus sp. 37 DNA encodes the following proteins:
- a CDS encoding universal stress protein: MLKHILVAVDGSEHAHKALEQAMILAEDMKQPASLLIVHVNPAISINEPALGVDLEARIAEEGQHIIEPVTRQLSGRDIAYETLLIAGDPVNEICRVARERDCGMIVMGTGGKGMLAEMIVGSVSHGVLKHAECPVLTVK; encoded by the coding sequence ATGCTGAAACATATATTAGTTGCTGTTGATGGTTCGGAACATGCGCATAAGGCTTTGGAACAAGCAATGATCCTAGCTGAAGATATGAAACAACCCGCAAGTCTGTTGATCGTGCATGTTAATCCGGCTATCTCTATCAATGAACCTGCATTGGGTGTTGATCTGGAAGCTCGGATTGCCGAAGAAGGGCAACACATTATAGAACCGGTGACCAGACAGTTGTCCGGAAGGGACATTGCATATGAGACACTGCTGATTGCAGGTGATCCCGTTAATGAGATCTGCCGTGTGGCGCGTGAACGAGATTGTGGAATGATTGTGATGGGTACAGGCGGGAAAGGCATGCTCGCAGAGATGATCGTGGGCAGTGTCAGTCATGGTGTGTTAAAGCATGCAGAATGCCCCGTCCTGACGGTTAAATAG
- a CDS encoding MFS transporter, whose amino-acid sequence MKREPSLPDELPSSRGGLLSQPRAVWAVAFACIISFMGLGLVDPILPAIADQLHASKSQVSLLFTSYNAVTGVAMLITGVVSSRIGVKWTLLSGILLIIIFSFLGGTSDTVGALVGYRGGWGLGNALFIATALSAIVGLSTSGTAKAIILYEAALGLGIAVGPLLGGELGSISWRGPFYGVAVLMAIAFISITFMLPKMAKPKTRSSLSDPFKALSYPSLKTLAITAFLYNFGFFTLMAYSPYVMNLDEHGLGYVFFGWGLMLAITSVFVAPRLQRRFGSVPSMSVMLTLFAIDLVVMAIGTVMGSPTTVIVAVIVAGIFLGINNTLITTAVMEAAPVERSVASAAYSFVRFLGGALAPWLAGKLSEWFLPETPFYFGALMVLIGVVVLLVRRHHLRDIDSAITSH is encoded by the coding sequence ATGAAAAGAGAGCCATCATTACCGGACGAATTGCCGTCATCACGTGGGGGCCTGCTATCTCAACCGCGAGCGGTATGGGCGGTCGCCTTTGCATGTATCATATCCTTTATGGGTCTGGGTCTGGTTGACCCAATTCTGCCCGCGATTGCAGATCAGCTGCATGCTTCCAAAAGCCAGGTGTCGCTGCTATTTACCAGTTATAACGCTGTAACCGGGGTAGCGATGCTGATTACAGGGGTTGTATCCAGCCGAATTGGTGTGAAGTGGACGTTGCTCAGCGGGATATTGCTGATTATTATCTTCTCGTTCCTTGGCGGTACCTCAGACACGGTAGGTGCACTGGTTGGTTACCGTGGCGGTTGGGGACTTGGTAATGCCTTGTTCATTGCAACGGCGTTATCTGCCATTGTTGGACTGTCCACGTCAGGGACAGCCAAGGCCATTATTTTGTACGAAGCAGCACTTGGTCTCGGGATTGCGGTTGGTCCGCTGCTTGGTGGTGAGCTAGGTTCCATCTCTTGGCGCGGCCCGTTCTATGGGGTGGCTGTCTTGATGGCGATTGCCTTTATCAGCATTACATTTATGTTGCCCAAGATGGCCAAACCGAAAACACGCAGTTCGTTATCCGATCCGTTCAAAGCATTAAGTTATCCTTCACTGAAAACATTGGCGATTACCGCCTTCCTGTATAACTTTGGATTCTTTACCTTGATGGCTTATTCACCATATGTCATGAATCTGGATGAGCACGGGTTGGGTTATGTATTCTTTGGCTGGGGACTGATGCTGGCGATTACGTCGGTATTCGTCGCACCAAGATTACAACGTCGATTTGGATCAGTTCCGTCCATGAGTGTCATGCTTACGCTGTTCGCGATTGATCTTGTTGTTATGGCTATTGGTACGGTGATGGGTTCACCAACTACCGTTATTGTTGCAGTCATTGTAGCGGGGATTTTCCTTGGAATTAACAATACGTTGATTACAACGGCTGTTATGGAAGCTGCACCTGTGGAGCGTTCTGTTGCTTCTGCTGCATACAGCTTCGTTCGTTTCCTGGGTGGTGCACTTGCTCCATGGCTTGCAGGTAAATTGTCCGAGTGGTTCCTGCCGGAAACGCCGTTTTATTTTGGCGCATTAATGGTTCTGATTGGTGTCGTGGTACTGCTGGTACGCCGTCATCATCTGCGGGATATTGATTCCGCTATTACATCTCATTAA
- a CDS encoding aldehyde dehydrogenase family protein: MKKQHLFIGGKPTESVDYKALQAPYSGETLAEVSSASAEEAEAAVAAAVQAGKAMRQMPAHQRADILYKLSSMLEERKEEAARIIALEAAKPITAALAEVDRTVETYRFAAEEAKRLTGETVPMDAAKGGEGRIGYTMRQPLGVIGAITPFNFPMNLVAHKVGPALAAGNTIVLKPAEQTPLSSYYIANLLQEAGLPDGALNVVSGDGKTIGDVLVGHPCVAHITFTGSPAVGTSIRSKAGLKRVTLELGSNAAVIVDKDADLEKVVPRCVTGAFTYQGQVCISLQRIYVHRDISEEFIRRFAEAAKQVVVGDPLSPDTVVSALITSKDVQRTLDWIEEAKQAGAEVAAGCQAEGGVLRPTVLINVPRDAKVSCQEVFAPIVVINTVDSVEEGIEHVNDSIYGLQAGVFTNDIHTALHAVDQIEAGGVIINDIPTFRVDHMPYGGVKQSGIGREGVKYAVEEMTELKFVMFNKG; this comes from the coding sequence ATGAAAAAACAACATCTGTTTATCGGTGGCAAACCGACCGAATCCGTAGATTATAAAGCACTTCAAGCGCCATATTCCGGGGAAACGCTGGCAGAAGTCTCGTCGGCTTCAGCCGAGGAAGCGGAGGCTGCTGTTGCAGCTGCGGTTCAAGCTGGGAAGGCAATGCGCCAGATGCCTGCACATCAGCGTGCAGATATTCTGTACAAGTTGTCCTCCATGCTTGAAGAACGCAAGGAAGAAGCAGCGCGAATCATTGCTCTTGAAGCGGCGAAGCCAATTACGGCAGCACTGGCCGAGGTTGACCGGACGGTGGAAACGTATCGTTTTGCCGCCGAAGAAGCCAAGCGGCTGACCGGAGAGACGGTTCCGATGGATGCAGCCAAAGGTGGAGAAGGGCGTATCGGTTATACGATGCGGCAACCTCTAGGTGTCATCGGTGCGATTACACCGTTTAATTTTCCAATGAATCTGGTAGCACATAAGGTAGGCCCAGCGCTGGCAGCAGGTAATACAATTGTTCTCAAACCCGCGGAGCAGACACCTCTGTCCTCCTATTACATCGCTAATCTGCTTCAGGAAGCCGGATTGCCGGATGGTGCACTGAACGTGGTGAGCGGTGATGGCAAAACGATTGGTGATGTGCTTGTGGGGCACCCCTGTGTTGCTCATATTACGTTTACAGGCAGTCCAGCAGTAGGTACGAGTATTCGTAGCAAAGCAGGACTCAAACGCGTGACATTGGAGCTAGGGTCGAATGCAGCGGTGATTGTGGATAAGGACGCAGACCTGGAAAAAGTGGTTCCTCGATGTGTGACCGGTGCTTTCACGTATCAGGGACAGGTATGTATCTCGCTACAGCGAATCTACGTACATCGTGACATCTCGGAAGAATTCATCCGGCGTTTCGCTGAAGCGGCAAAACAAGTGGTGGTCGGAGACCCGCTGAGCCCGGATACGGTGGTCTCTGCGCTGATTACCTCCAAGGATGTACAGCGTACACTCGACTGGATTGAAGAAGCCAAACAGGCCGGGGCTGAAGTGGCAGCAGGCTGTCAAGCTGAAGGAGGCGTTCTGCGTCCCACGGTACTGATTAACGTTCCACGTGATGCCAAGGTATCCTGTCAGGAAGTGTTTGCACCCATCGTTGTGATCAATACGGTAGATTCCGTTGAAGAGGGTATTGAACATGTTAACGATTCGATATACGGGCTTCAGGCAGGCGTATTTACAAACGATATTCATACCGCCCTCCATGCAGTCGATCAGATCGAAGCAGGCGGAGTTATTATTAATGATATTCCCACGTTCCGAGTCGATCACATGCCCTATGGTGGGGTGAAACAAAGTGGGATTGGGCGTGAAGGTGTAAAATACGCAGTAGAAGAAATGACAGAATTGAAGTTTGTCATGTTTAACAAAGGATAA
- a CDS encoding MDR family MFS transporter: MKRSFILTGLLLATFLSAIEGTVIGPAGPTIVSELGSVQLLSWIFTAYLLTMAVSTPIFGKISDLYGRKPVFLIGCALFLLGSLLCCLSQNMEQLIIFRAIQGIGAGAVVPVTFTIIGDIYAIEERGKIQGWISSVWGISSLAGPLLGGYFVDNLGWQWIFGFNVPFGLLAMWFVFRYLKEDISPRTAKIDYVGALTFTVGITALLFVLSAGGQYYAWSSPLIVVLSVVAALFIILFFVVEKRAQAPMVPLHLFRIRDIRVANIAGLLTSTLMIGLTSYLPLWVQGVRGGNATESGLLLAPMSVGWLIGSVMAGRLLMKIGSRMTALIGLTGIAIGSGGLFLVGGTSPQAVLFILTFIYGLGFGFAFTIFTIIAQSSVGYKERGSSTALHTFMRTLGQTIGAAAFGTWLNYRISTLSSEQNLAEAGISESDLNELLAPHTDAALSDDKWALLRNVLEGSLHSLFVIMFVIALISWVTTLALRKRLIVPEDADAPPQPQGSK; this comes from the coding sequence TTGAAGCGCAGTTTCATCTTGACAGGGCTGTTGCTCGCGACATTTCTGTCAGCGATTGAAGGCACCGTAATTGGTCCGGCGGGGCCGACCATTGTCAGTGAGCTGGGGAGTGTACAGCTGCTGAGCTGGATTTTCACCGCATACCTGTTGACGATGGCAGTGAGTACGCCCATTTTCGGTAAAATCAGTGACTTGTATGGACGAAAGCCTGTATTTCTGATTGGCTGTGCGTTATTTTTACTGGGTTCACTCTTGTGCTGTCTGTCGCAGAACATGGAGCAATTGATTATTTTCCGTGCTATTCAAGGGATTGGTGCGGGTGCGGTAGTTCCTGTTACATTTACGATTATTGGGGACATCTACGCTATTGAAGAACGTGGCAAAATCCAGGGCTGGATTAGCTCCGTGTGGGGCATTTCCTCTCTGGCGGGACCGTTGCTTGGCGGTTATTTTGTAGATAATCTCGGCTGGCAGTGGATCTTTGGTTTTAATGTGCCGTTTGGTCTGCTTGCGATGTGGTTTGTATTTCGTTATCTGAAGGAAGATATCTCTCCACGTACGGCCAAGATTGATTATGTCGGTGCACTGACCTTCACGGTGGGTATTACCGCATTGTTGTTTGTCCTGTCGGCGGGTGGGCAGTATTATGCCTGGAGTTCTCCGTTGATTGTTGTGCTGAGTGTGGTCGCCGCTCTGTTTATTATTTTATTTTTTGTGGTGGAAAAAAGAGCTCAGGCCCCTATGGTTCCACTACATTTGTTCCGAATTCGGGACATCCGTGTGGCGAATATCGCCGGACTGCTGACCAGTACTTTGATGATCGGCCTGACCAGTTATTTGCCGCTCTGGGTGCAGGGGGTTCGGGGAGGTAATGCGACGGAATCCGGGCTGCTGCTCGCGCCGATGTCGGTGGGTTGGCTCATTGGTAGTGTGATGGCAGGCCGTCTATTGATGAAAATTGGATCACGTATGACCGCATTGATTGGGTTAACCGGTATTGCAATTGGATCGGGTGGACTCTTTCTGGTTGGCGGGACATCCCCGCAGGCTGTGCTATTTATATTGACCTTTATTTATGGTCTCGGCTTCGGGTTTGCATTCACGATCTTCACCATTATTGCGCAGTCGTCTGTAGGGTATAAGGAACGTGGCTCCTCCACGGCACTGCATACATTCATGCGTACATTGGGACAGACGATTGGTGCAGCGGCTTTTGGCACTTGGTTGAACTATCGAATCTCGACGTTATCCAGTGAGCAGAATCTGGCTGAGGCTGGAATATCGGAGAGTGATCTGAACGAACTGCTTGCACCACATACGGATGCAGCCCTATCAGATGATAAATGGGCGCTGCTACGTAACGTGCTGGAAGGAAGCTTGCATTCCCTGTTTGTGATTATGTTTGTCATTGCACTGATCTCGTGGGTAACGACGCTTGCTCTACGCAAACGTTTAATTGTACCCGAAGATGCAGATGCTCCACCGCAGCCACAAGGCTCAAAGTAA
- a CDS encoding ABC transporter ATP-binding protein, which yields MGMEYKSKEVQESILDVHITEAGYEPGQSTIRNIRMSVARGELVGIIGPNGAGKSTTIKTLLGLLEHANYEVTIGGDGRYAYIPEQPVFYEYMTLWEHLDLAAAAYEMEEEAFVARAEELLIRFGMDHVRNDLPASFSKGMRQKMMLMIGFLSSPDIYIVDEPFIGLDPRATKDFLKLLDDERRRGAGVLMSTHVLDTAERICDRFILIASGRSAAEGTLDEIREAAGLPEASLFDCFDVLTS from the coding sequence ATGGGAATGGAATATAAAAGCAAGGAAGTACAAGAGTCCATATTGGACGTACATATTACCGAGGCAGGATACGAGCCGGGACAATCGACCATACGCAATATTCGAATGAGTGTGGCGCGAGGAGAACTGGTAGGTATTATCGGACCAAATGGTGCGGGCAAAAGTACCACAATCAAAACGCTTCTTGGTCTTCTGGAACATGCGAACTATGAAGTGACGATTGGAGGAGATGGTCGTTATGCCTATATCCCGGAGCAACCGGTTTTTTACGAATATATGACCCTATGGGAACATCTTGATCTGGCGGCAGCGGCATATGAAATGGAGGAAGAAGCTTTTGTTGCCAGAGCGGAGGAACTGTTGATTCGTTTCGGGATGGACCATGTTCGAAATGATCTTCCAGCCAGTTTCTCAAAGGGCATGCGGCAGAAAATGATGTTGATGATCGGATTTCTGTCTTCACCGGATATCTATATTGTGGACGAGCCGTTCATCGGGTTGGACCCTCGTGCAACCAAGGATTTTCTGAAATTACTAGATGATGAACGTCGCCGCGGCGCGGGTGTGCTCATGTCTACGCATGTGCTGGATACCGCTGAACGAATCTGCGACCGGTTTATTCTGATTGCTTCGGGCAGATCTGCTGCCGAGGGAACATTGGATGAGATCCGTGAAGCGGCAGGATTGCCGGAAGCCTCTTTGTTTGATTGTTTTGATGTACTGACGTCTTAG
- a CDS encoding MarR family winged helix-turn-helix transcriptional regulator, with translation MLELQEIGTERSLHLYRTLAQTFKSVNEHAVSGSKVHGFNPTAYGVLEVLYMKGAQPIQQVGAQLLLQSGNVTYVIDKLEQKGLLHRKHCPQDRRIIFVELTEEGQRTMDDIYPGYALKIDRAVSGLSEEDKELLSELLGRLAHSADRLSASS, from the coding sequence ATGCTGGAATTACAAGAAATCGGAACCGAACGTTCACTTCATCTGTACCGCACCTTGGCCCAGACATTCAAGAGCGTGAATGAACACGCTGTATCCGGAAGCAAAGTGCATGGCTTCAACCCCACCGCATATGGGGTGCTCGAAGTGTTATATATGAAAGGAGCTCAGCCGATTCAACAGGTTGGTGCACAACTTCTGCTGCAAAGTGGTAATGTGACCTATGTGATTGATAAGCTGGAGCAAAAAGGATTGTTACACCGCAAACATTGTCCGCAAGACAGACGTATCATCTTTGTGGAACTGACCGAAGAAGGACAGCGCACCATGGATGACATCTATCCAGGCTATGCGTTGAAGATTGATCGGGCTGTAAGTGGACTAAGTGAGGAAGACAAGGAATTGTTGTCCGAACTCTTGGGAAGGCTTGCACATTCTGCAGACCGTTTATCAGCAAGCAGCTAG
- a CDS encoding MerR family transcriptional regulator: MSLYKIDDVAKECGLTKRTIRYYEEIGVMPSPQRTDGGTRLYTREDIDYLKKVVRAKEVLGFSLQELHTYVATADALNEQRFDYQQTTEVRERIEKLTTMETTLDGQLQLIEQKLQSIHAVQTELEELRERVRSGIQKLKAHDPKGDEDG, from the coding sequence ATGAGTTTATATAAAATCGACGACGTAGCCAAGGAATGCGGTTTGACCAAGCGAACCATTCGGTATTATGAAGAGATTGGTGTCATGCCTTCACCTCAGCGGACAGATGGCGGGACGCGGTTGTACACTCGGGAGGATATCGATTATCTGAAGAAGGTGGTTCGCGCCAAAGAGGTACTTGGATTCTCCCTTCAGGAGCTACATACCTATGTGGCAACGGCAGATGCCTTGAACGAACAACGTTTTGACTACCAGCAGACGACCGAAGTAAGAGAAAGAATCGAGAAGCTCACCACGATGGAAACAACGCTGGATGGGCAGTTGCAACTGATTGAGCAGAAACTTCAGAGCATACATGCCGTACAGACTGAACTGGAAGAGCTGCGTGAACGCGTTCGGAGCGGTATTCAGAAGTTAAAGGCACATGATCCGAAGGGTGATGAAGATGGCTAA
- a CDS encoding GAF domain-containing protein, whose translation MFQAVSYEGTRSEQHTAVLGQLSALIRDEPSAIANLANAAALLNVFMTDTNWVGFYLYDGKELVLGPFQGLPACIRIPLGRGVCGTSAAEKRTLVVDDVHAFPGHIACDAASNSEIVVPIIKNGELYGVLDIDSPIKNRFDDEDRVFLEKAINLLTEQLEAIPL comes from the coding sequence ATGTTTCAAGCTGTTTCCTATGAAGGAACACGAAGTGAGCAGCACACCGCCGTCCTGGGACAGTTAAGTGCTCTGATCCGCGATGAACCTAGTGCGATTGCCAATCTGGCGAACGCTGCTGCGCTGCTCAATGTATTCATGACCGACACCAATTGGGTCGGCTTCTATCTGTATGATGGAAAAGAACTGGTCCTCGGGCCATTCCAAGGACTGCCTGCCTGTATCCGAATTCCACTGGGACGTGGTGTATGTGGCACATCTGCTGCGGAAAAACGTACCCTGGTCGTTGACGATGTTCATGCCTTCCCAGGCCACATTGCCTGTGATGCAGCATCGAACAGTGAGATTGTCGTACCTATTATCAAAAACGGCGAACTGTACGGGGTACTGGATATCGACAGCCCGATCAAAAACCGTTTTGACGACGAAGACCGCGTCTTCCTGGAGAAAGCCATAAACCTGCTCACAGAGCAGTTGGAGGCAATACCCCTATAG
- a CDS encoding MFS transporter, translated as MTSDLTFEGQRPLKNNRSFVTLMVAQAISNLGDWLHLLAILTLVGIRWNATPWEITFVTLSAALPILLTGPFAGTLADRLNRKWLMIVADGARIIIVGALIFADQIWHVYILLVLKSLFDVIFSPAKNGKLKEIVPREQLAQAVSISSVIEQMSKIIGPALGGLLVAAFGITWCFVLDSASFLISGIILLWIPGTRVIQTAIHNVTEVEEEPTEDVRNHPKDSFWKETLEGIRMLASLPHVGTSLILLASAILFLQFADSQTVVLFRQLPGISSDLLGWCVAASGLGTLIAAMSVRKWKHAGHVLKMGLGTILMGLVIGGAGVIVGIWPHAGLGANLLLVSLFALAGVGIGFAIVPFQILLQEQTPEAMTGRVFGTVGSVMTASNIMGPVVGGFMVTSFGVVPAFVCSGILLTLLGLIYLMKRSGEKADLNGSIAAKTMIAGD; from the coding sequence GTGACAAGTGATTTAACGTTTGAAGGGCAACGACCGCTGAAGAATAACCGATCTTTTGTAACATTGATGGTGGCACAGGCCATTTCCAATCTGGGTGATTGGCTGCATCTGCTCGCAATCCTGACCCTCGTGGGTATCCGTTGGAATGCAACGCCTTGGGAGATTACATTTGTCACACTTTCCGCTGCACTACCCATTCTGTTGACAGGGCCATTCGCAGGCACGCTTGCAGATCGTCTGAACCGTAAATGGCTGATGATTGTAGCTGATGGTGCAAGAATTATCATCGTGGGTGCGTTAATTTTTGCTGACCAGATCTGGCACGTCTACATACTGCTTGTCCTCAAATCCCTGTTTGATGTCATATTCTCTCCGGCCAAAAACGGAAAGCTGAAGGAGATTGTACCTCGAGAACAACTTGCGCAAGCTGTATCCATCAGCTCGGTGATCGAACAGATGTCCAAAATTATTGGTCCAGCACTTGGTGGACTGCTGGTAGCCGCTTTTGGCATTACCTGGTGTTTTGTTCTCGATTCAGCGTCTTTTCTGATCTCCGGCATCATTTTATTGTGGATTCCTGGAACTCGAGTGATCCAAACCGCAATTCATAACGTAACAGAAGTAGAGGAAGAGCCAACTGAGGATGTTCGCAACCACCCAAAAGACTCTTTTTGGAAAGAAACACTGGAGGGTATCCGAATGCTCGCATCTCTCCCTCATGTAGGAACGTCTCTGATCTTGCTTGCTTCAGCCATACTTTTTCTGCAATTTGCCGATTCACAGACTGTGGTGTTATTCAGACAGCTTCCCGGAATTTCAAGTGATCTGCTGGGATGGTGCGTGGCAGCAAGTGGCTTAGGTACATTAATTGCAGCGATGAGTGTGCGGAAGTGGAAGCATGCAGGGCATGTTTTGAAAATGGGTCTAGGTACCATACTCATGGGTCTGGTTATCGGCGGAGCCGGAGTTATTGTTGGGATTTGGCCGCACGCCGGGCTAGGTGCCAATCTGTTGTTAGTATCCCTCTTTGCCCTGGCAGGTGTCGGAATTGGGTTTGCCATTGTACCCTTTCAGATCCTGTTGCAGGAACAGACACCTGAGGCGATGACAGGCAGGGTATTTGGAACGGTAGGCAGCGTGATGACAGCCAGTAATATTATGGGCCCGGTGGTAGGTGGATTCATGGTCACCTCATTCGGTGTAGTGCCGGCTTTTGTCTGTTCAGGCATTTTGCTGACCCTGCTTGGTTTGATTTATTTGATGAAACGTAGCGGGGAAAAAGCCGATCTGAATGGCTCCATTGCAGCCAAGACCATGATTGCAGGCGACTGA
- a CDS encoding AbrB family transcriptional regulator, whose product MNRVSEMERKVTKFGNSLGLTMTDAFKQIGLEQGDMVQIEVNQSNGEIIIKKSTKVNLPNGISSDFMDTLADVIGEYDQTLKGLKDR is encoded by the coding sequence ATGAATAGGGTGAGTGAAATGGAACGAAAAGTAACGAAATTTGGTAATAGTCTTGGATTAACCATGACGGATGCCTTCAAACAAATTGGTCTTGAACAAGGTGACATGGTTCAAATTGAGGTAAATCAGTCTAACGGGGAAATTATTATTAAGAAGTCTACAAAAGTCAATTTGCCTAACGGAATCAGTAGTGATTTTATGGATACATTAGCTGATGTGATAGGTGAATACGATCAAACTTTGAAAGGTCTCAAGGATAGATGA
- a CDS encoding GNAT family N-acetyltransferase, with product MYKCKGRIPEMETARLRLRKMRRRDAAQMFACWSDREVTRYMNLAPMIGTSEAADMIGLLNQMAGEEDAIRWGIELKETGKLIGSCGFNTWQLEGAFRGEIGYELGRDYWRHGYMTEAFSALLPFGYETMGLNRIEALVDPRNLASGEFLTNRGFTREGLLRQVQHTSTGYKDMVMYSMLYDEFLRKRGK from the coding sequence ATGTATAAATGCAAAGGAAGAATTCCCGAAATGGAGACTGCGCGGCTTCGTCTGCGTAAAATGCGTCGCCGGGATGCGGCCCAGATGTTCGCATGCTGGTCAGATCGCGAGGTGACCCGTTACATGAATCTTGCACCCATGATTGGGACAAGCGAAGCGGCGGACATGATTGGACTGCTCAACCAAATGGCAGGAGAAGAGGATGCGATCCGGTGGGGGATCGAACTCAAAGAAACAGGCAAGCTCATCGGCAGTTGTGGCTTTAACACATGGCAGCTTGAAGGCGCATTCCGGGGTGAGATCGGTTATGAGCTGGGACGTGATTATTGGCGCCACGGTTATATGACGGAGGCATTCTCTGCATTGCTGCCCTTTGGGTATGAGACCATGGGTCTTAATCGAATCGAAGCGCTGGTTGATCCGCGTAATCTGGCGTCTGGCGAGTTCCTGACAAACCGTGGCTTCACGCGTGAAGGATTGCTGCGACAGGTGCAACATACGTCCACCGGATACAAGGATATGGTGATGTATTCCATGTTGTATGATGAGTTCCTTCGCAAGCGAGGTAAATAA
- a CDS encoding SdpI family protein, with protein sequence MTGAIVGIIIGVCYFILGLMVFKKPPKMINGIYGYRTPRAMSNPELWDEAQSYSANLMMQFGVIITIFGIIGFWLTDVRALVLSLVATGFYTFRLFTRVEGRLKQMQRAQQQQNEQNG encoded by the coding sequence TTGACAGGAGCAATAGTTGGGATCATCATTGGAGTGTGTTATTTCATTCTGGGGTTAATGGTGTTCAAAAAACCACCGAAAATGATTAACGGAATATATGGTTATCGGACCCCGCGTGCAATGAGTAATCCCGAGTTGTGGGACGAAGCGCAAAGTTATAGCGCCAATCTGATGATGCAATTTGGAGTGATCATTACGATATTCGGCATTATCGGTTTCTGGCTTACAGATGTACGAGCTTTGGTGCTGAGTCTGGTTGCTACAGGGTTCTATACGTTCCGACTGTTTACCAGAGTGGAAGGCCGTCTGAAGCAAATGCAGCGTGCACAACAGCAACAGAATGAGCAGAACGGTTAA
- a CDS encoding MerR family transcriptional regulator, whose product MAYSMVDVSGMSGVSLNELSQYAETGLLNPAFGDVDEDIYYEKQELLRLQQILFCKEVGMKENEIAPMLRDNPQDVIRIMKQHRIDILEKALRLHGLIQTLDKTISHLQGEHEIDEHDLYIGFVKKGRHQLLNESGSDPVVNNDMNHVQTEGVHKSDQEIKSKEDYLDSQAKIDQVHLDLQQAIEDGLEPGSAKVQRIIGRHLEWIKGYYTPTAEIYRDLANLYVEHKNFRQMYDGYHPRLAEFLRDGMMIKAEHDLS is encoded by the coding sequence ATGGCATATTCCATGGTTGACGTATCTGGAATGTCAGGCGTAAGTCTGAACGAGCTGAGTCAGTATGCGGAGACAGGTCTTCTGAATCCGGCATTTGGGGATGTAGATGAGGACATCTATTATGAAAAGCAGGAATTGTTGAGACTCCAGCAAATCCTTTTCTGTAAGGAAGTAGGTATGAAGGAGAATGAGATTGCCCCGATGCTCCGGGATAATCCTCAGGATGTCATACGTATCATGAAGCAGCATCGCATTGATATTCTGGAGAAGGCACTTCGTTTGCATGGATTGATTCAGACACTGGACAAAACGATCTCTCATTTGCAAGGTGAACATGAAATTGATGAACATGATCTTTATATCGGTTTTGTAAAAAAGGGGCGTCACCAGTTGCTGAATGAATCGGGTTCTGACCCTGTAGTCAATAATGATATGAACCATGTGCAGACAGAGGGTGTTCATAAGTCTGACCAGGAGATAAAATCGAAAGAAGATTATCTGGATTCCCAGGCGAAAATTGATCAAGTTCATCTGGACTTGCAACAGGCCATTGAGGATGGATTGGAACCCGGTAGTGCAAAAGTACAACGGATTATCGGCAGGCATCTTGAATGGATCAAAGGTTATTATACACCCACCGCCGAGATCTATCGGGATTTGGCCAATCTGTATGTAGAGCATAAAAATTTCCGTCAGATGTATGATGGTTACCACCCGAGGCTGGCTGAATTCCTGCGGGACGGGATGATGATTAAAGCGGAACATGATTTATCCTAG
- a CDS encoding type II toxin-antitoxin system death-on-curing family toxin, whose protein sequence is MSMTRYLSIQEVIAINVAMIKRYSPGEQIGVKDSGLLESAIIRAQSSAFGNEAYPSIYEKSAAIFQSLGQNHPFHNANKRTAFTALVIFLRYNNVYLKMDQTFAEDLTVDMVNHKYTFEELVSIIRTYCVTENEI, encoded by the coding sequence ATGAGCATGACCCGGTATTTGAGCATACAAGAGGTTATTGCGATCAATGTCGCTATGATTAAGCGTTACAGTCCTGGAGAGCAGATTGGAGTTAAAGACTCTGGTCTGCTTGAATCCGCGATTATAAGAGCGCAATCATCAGCTTTTGGTAACGAAGCCTACCCATCTATATATGAAAAATCTGCTGCGATTTTTCAATCTTTGGGCCAAAATCACCCTTTTCATAATGCCAATAAAAGAACGGCTTTTACCGCACTGGTAATCTTCCTGCGTTATAACAATGTGTATCTTAAAATGGATCAAACTTTTGCTGAGGACTTAACTGTCGATATGGTGAACCACAAGTACACATTTGAAGAACTGGTCTCGATTATTCGTACATACTGTGTTACTGAAAATGAAATATAA